The Kordia sp. SMS9 genome window below encodes:
- the bglX gene encoding beta-glucosidase BglX produces the protein MIKRHYKIIIAAGMMFSFFGFVMNKKSGSSMEVLKIATVEQRVDSLLKIMTLDEKVGQMNLYNGFWDVTGPTPEEGSAKLKYEHLRKGWVGAMLSVRGARNVQEVQRIAVEETRLGIPLLIGFDVIHGYKTLSPIPLAESASWDMEAIQKSARVAATEASAAGINWTFAPMVDISRDPRWGRVMEGGGEDPYLGSKIARARVQGFQGDDLTDKSSIAACAKHFAAYGFSEAGKEYNSVDIGTSTLYNTVLPPFKAAADSGVKTFMNSFNELNGVPVTGSEFLQRDILKGAWNFDGFVVSDWASINELIFWGHAKDKREAAIIASKAGSDLDMEGYVYVRELVKLVEDGVVKESIVDDAVRRILKVKFELGLFDNPYIYCDPENEKAVIGKKAHHEAVLDVAKKSIVLLKNEGNLLPLPKKGQKIALIGPLAADKNSPLGSWRIASEDNTAVSVLEGMKKYTGNTLTHKKGVNLVDGHAAFIEEVVVNTTNRDGIQDAVNTAKTADVVVMVLGEHGFQSGEARSRTKLDLPGLQQELLEAVYAVNKNIVLVLNNGRPLAIEWAAEHIPTIVEGWQLGTQSGNAIAQVLYGDYNPSGKLPMTFPRNVGQVPIYYNYKSTGRPSNDNDNVFWSHYIDVENTPLYPFGHGLSYTTFAYKNFKVHGDEFAIGEDIKVTVDVTNTGNYDGKEVVQLYIRDLFGSVTRPVKELKGFELAHFKKGETKTIEFTLTEKELGFFNNQGKYIVEAGDFEVFVGGSSYTVLKDTFILKH, from the coding sequence ATGATTAAACGACACTATAAAATAATAATAGCAGCAGGAATGATGTTTAGTTTTTTTGGGTTTGTGATGAACAAAAAAAGTGGATCAAGCATGGAAGTTTTAAAAATAGCAACTGTTGAGCAACGAGTTGATTCTTTATTAAAAATAATGACCTTAGATGAGAAAGTAGGTCAGATGAATTTATACAATGGATTTTGGGATGTTACGGGACCAACGCCCGAAGAAGGTTCTGCAAAATTGAAATACGAACATCTTCGAAAAGGTTGGGTTGGCGCTATGCTGAGTGTTCGCGGTGCTAGAAATGTACAAGAAGTACAACGCATTGCCGTAGAAGAAACACGTTTAGGAATTCCGTTATTGATCGGATTTGACGTCATTCACGGATACAAAACGTTGAGTCCTATTCCATTAGCAGAATCAGCAAGTTGGGACATGGAAGCTATTCAAAAATCAGCACGGGTGGCAGCTACGGAAGCTTCTGCCGCAGGCATCAATTGGACGTTTGCTCCGATGGTTGATATTTCAAGAGATCCACGTTGGGGACGCGTTATGGAAGGTGGCGGAGAAGACCCATACTTGGGAAGTAAAATTGCTCGTGCGCGTGTACAAGGTTTTCAAGGTGATGACTTAACGGACAAAAGTTCCATCGCCGCGTGTGCCAAACACTTTGCAGCCTACGGATTCTCAGAAGCAGGAAAAGAATACAACAGCGTAGATATTGGAACCTCTACCTTATACAATACCGTACTTCCACCCTTTAAAGCAGCAGCGGATAGCGGTGTAAAAACGTTCATGAACTCTTTCAATGAATTGAATGGCGTTCCCGTCACAGGAAGCGAATTTTTACAAAGAGACATCCTAAAAGGAGCTTGGAATTTTGACGGTTTTGTCGTTTCTGATTGGGCTTCTATCAACGAACTTATTTTTTGGGGACACGCGAAAGACAAGCGCGAAGCAGCCATTATTGCGTCCAAAGCAGGTTCTGATTTAGACATGGAAGGCTATGTATATGTGCGCGAATTGGTAAAACTTGTAGAAGATGGTGTTGTGAAAGAAAGTATTGTTGACGATGCGGTACGTAGAATTTTAAAAGTAAAATTTGAATTGGGATTGTTTGACAACCCTTATATATACTGTGATCCTGAAAATGAAAAAGCAGTGATCGGAAAAAAAGCACATCATGAAGCTGTATTGGATGTGGCGAAGAAGTCAATTGTGTTACTTAAAAACGAAGGCAACTTACTTCCACTACCAAAAAAAGGACAAAAAATAGCATTGATTGGACCTCTTGCTGCGGACAAAAACAGTCCGTTAGGAAGTTGGCGCATTGCTTCAGAAGACAATACCGCAGTTTCTGTTTTGGAAGGAATGAAAAAATATACTGGCAATACGTTAACACATAAAAAAGGGGTAAATTTAGTAGACGGGCATGCAGCATTTATTGAAGAAGTTGTCGTCAATACCACCAATCGTGATGGCATACAAGATGCCGTAAATACTGCAAAAACTGCGGATGTTGTAGTCATGGTATTGGGGGAACATGGTTTTCAAAGTGGCGAAGCGCGAAGTCGAACCAAGTTAGATTTACCAGGTTTGCAACAAGAATTGCTAGAAGCGGTTTATGCTGTCAATAAAAATATTGTACTCGTTTTAAACAACGGACGACCGTTAGCGATTGAATGGGCAGCCGAGCACATTCCTACCATTGTAGAAGGTTGGCAACTAGGAACACAATCTGGAAATGCCATTGCGCAAGTATTGTATGGCGATTACAATCCGAGTGGAAAGCTACCGATGACCTTCCCAAGAAATGTAGGGCAAGTTCCTATCTATTACAATTATAAAAGTACTGGAAGACCGAGCAATGACAATGACAATGTATTTTGGTCACACTATATTGATGTGGAAAACACGCCATTATATCCGTTTGGTCACGGGTTGAGTTATACAACTTTTGCATACAAAAACTTCAAAGTACACGGAGATGAATTTGCGATTGGCGAAGATATTAAAGTTACGGTTGATGTAACCAACACAGGAAATTATGACGGAAAAGAAGTGGTACAACTCTACATTCGCGATTTGTTTGGAAGCGTTACGCGTCCTGTAAAAGAATTGAAAGGTTTTGAATTGGCACACTTCAAAAAAGGAGAAACCAAAACCATCGAATTTACACTCACCGAAAAAGAACTGGGCTTTTTCAACAATCAAGGAAAATATATCGTAGAAGCGGGCGATTTTGAAGTATTTGTCGGTGGAAGTTCATATACCGTATTAAAAGACACATTCATATTAAAACATTGA
- the pdeM gene encoding ligase-associated DNA damage response endonuclease PdeM, whose amino-acid sequence MNIVTKDIHFGNEVLTLTNQRVLFWEAQEALILSDIHIGKTAHFRQHGIAVPDAILMNDLQRLQVLIENFNPKKLIVVGDLFHAEYNQNFDVFIQWMQQFDDLEKILIRGNHDRFPTRFYESLGFLTKKQAEYNALVFVHDTVKVSAAKYYISGHIHPGVRIKMKGRQYLKLPCFQVNSQQLILPAFSLFTGLNTRSTLENIVNYAFTEDAILEL is encoded by the coding sequence GTGAATATAGTTACCAAAGATATCCATTTTGGAAATGAAGTGTTGACCTTAACCAATCAACGTGTGCTGTTTTGGGAAGCGCAAGAAGCACTGATTTTGTCAGACATTCATATTGGGAAAACGGCACATTTTCGGCAACATGGCATTGCGGTGCCAGATGCTATTTTAATGAACGATTTGCAACGTTTGCAAGTGTTGATCGAAAATTTTAATCCGAAAAAGTTAATCGTTGTGGGCGATTTGTTTCATGCGGAATACAATCAGAATTTTGATGTTTTTATACAATGGATGCAACAGTTTGACGATTTGGAAAAGATACTCATTCGCGGCAATCACGATCGTTTTCCTACCCGATTTTACGAAAGTTTAGGCTTTCTCACCAAAAAACAAGCGGAATACAACGCGCTCGTTTTTGTACACGATACGGTGAAAGTTTCAGCAGCCAAGTATTATATTTCAGGACATATTCATCCGGGCGTTCGCATTAAAATGAAAGGCAGACAATATTTGAAACTTCCTTGTTTTCAAGTCAATTCGCAACAATTAATTTTACCTGCATTCAGTTTGTTCACAGGATTAAATACACGATCAACTTTAGAAAATATAGTGAATTACGCGTTTACGGAGGATGCTATTTTGGAGCTTTGA
- a CDS encoding ligase-associated DNA damage response DEXH box helicase has translation MKQSESKQINPKPKTQNPKPKTQNPKPEKMPKLQQTEGYRIIHNWMADKGFSPFDFQLNAWKKYAQDYHGLVVAPTGFGKTYSMFLAVLIDYLNHPDQYKKGIKLLWISPLRSLAKDLQIAMQAAIDEIGLDWQAAVRNGDTSTAVRRKQERNMPDILLTTPETMHLLFSQKKNSRWFKHIRCVVADEWHELLSTKRGVLTELAIARLRSLSPSIRIWGVSATIGNLEEAKNVLIPYENVKTTIVTSKEKKKLKIISLLPDEVELLPWAGHLGKQLAKNVLKVIYENNTTLVFTNTRAQAELWYQSLLAEDADLAGQIAIHHGSIDAKLRNWIEDAINQNLLKVVVCTSSLDLGVDFKPVDCVVQIGSAKGIARFIQRAGRSGHSPYEVSKVYFVPTHTLELIEVSALKEAVKQRDVEARTPMVLTYDVMVQFLVTLAVGEGFQREETFQILQQTHAFSYLTQDDFEWAMQFITKGGTTLHAYEEFHKVVFDEEKQLYIVKSRRISMLHRMNIGAIVSDAMLRVRYMKGGHLGMIEEYFISKLKVGMPFVLAGRVLEIVHIKEMTVYVRRSKAKKAITPSWKGGRLPLTSYLSHYLRLKLNDALQPSPRERELKFLNPLLVTQQQHSHIPKSDEFLVEKIQAKEGCHLFFYPFEGRLVNEIMASLIAYRIGKILPITFSIAMNDYGFGLLSDQDIPVTTTNLKTILSKENLMDDVIASINASEVASRKFRDIAVIAGLVVQSQPGARKTNKSLQSSSSLIFKVLEDYEPNNLLLRQAYTEVFNEQLEEARLQEAFDRISKSTVILKEAKGYTPLSFPIKVDGLRETMSSEKLSDRIARLQKQQYKLIT, from the coding sequence TTGAAACAATCAGAGAGTAAACAAATTAACCCAAAACCCAAAACCCAAAACCCAAAACCCAAAACCCAAAACCCAAAACCCGAAAAAATGCCCAAACTCCAACAAACCGAAGGCTACCGAATCATCCACAACTGGATGGCTGACAAGGGATTTTCTCCATTTGATTTTCAATTGAACGCATGGAAAAAGTATGCGCAAGACTATCACGGATTGGTTGTAGCACCGACAGGGTTTGGAAAAACATATTCCATGTTTCTAGCCGTGTTGATTGACTATTTGAATCATCCTGACCAGTATAAAAAGGGCATCAAATTGCTTTGGATCAGTCCGTTGCGATCGTTAGCGAAAGACTTACAAATCGCGATGCAAGCTGCCATTGACGAAATCGGTCTCGATTGGCAAGCCGCCGTTCGAAACGGAGACACTTCTACGGCAGTGCGACGCAAACAAGAACGCAACATGCCTGATATTTTATTGACCACACCCGAAACGATGCACTTGTTGTTCTCGCAAAAGAAAAACTCGCGTTGGTTCAAACATATTCGCTGCGTGGTGGCGGATGAATGGCACGAACTGCTTTCCACCAAACGCGGCGTATTGACCGAATTGGCAATTGCACGTTTACGCTCATTGTCGCCAAGCATTCGAATTTGGGGCGTTTCGGCAACCATTGGCAATTTAGAAGAAGCCAAAAACGTATTAATTCCCTACGAAAATGTCAAAACAACGATTGTTACTTCTAAAGAAAAGAAAAAACTAAAAATCATTTCGCTGTTGCCCGATGAGGTGGAATTGTTACCGTGGGCGGGACATTTGGGAAAGCAACTCGCCAAAAATGTACTAAAAGTAATCTACGAAAATAATACCACGTTGGTGTTTACAAATACACGTGCGCAAGCAGAATTGTGGTATCAATCATTATTGGCAGAAGATGCAGACTTGGCGGGACAAATCGCGATTCATCACGGATCTATTGATGCCAAATTGCGCAATTGGATTGAAGATGCCATCAATCAAAATTTACTGAAAGTTGTAGTCTGTACGTCTTCTCTCGATTTGGGAGTCGATTTCAAACCTGTGGATTGTGTGGTGCAAATCGGTTCCGCCAAAGGAATTGCGCGGTTCATTCAGCGTGCAGGTCGTAGCGGACATTCACCGTATGAAGTCTCGAAAGTCTATTTCGTGCCGACGCATACGCTCGAATTAATTGAAGTTTCCGCTTTAAAAGAAGCCGTAAAACAACGCGATGTAGAAGCCCGAACGCCGATGGTGTTGACGTATGATGTGATGGTACAATTCTTAGTTACGCTGGCAGTTGGAGAAGGTTTTCAACGAGAAGAAACGTTTCAAATTTTGCAACAAACTCATGCGTTTTCCTACCTTACCCAAGATGATTTTGAATGGGCAATGCAGTTCATTACGAAAGGCGGCACAACGTTACATGCGTATGAGGAATTTCACAAAGTCGTTTTTGACGAAGAAAAGCAATTGTACATTGTCAAAAGCAGACGCATCAGCATGTTGCACCGCATGAATATTGGTGCGATTGTGAGTGACGCGATGTTGCGGGTGCGCTATATGAAAGGCGGACATTTGGGAATGATTGAAGAATATTTCATTTCAAAATTGAAAGTAGGAATGCCGTTTGTCCTTGCGGGAAGAGTCTTGGAAATTGTTCATATTAAAGAAATGACCGTGTATGTGCGAAGGAGCAAAGCGAAAAAAGCAATTACGCCAAGTTGGAAAGGCGGACGTTTGCCGTTGACTTCCTATTTGAGTCATTATTTACGCTTGAAGCTGAACGATGCACTGCAACCGTCTCCCCGAGAACGCGAATTGAAGTTTTTGAATCCGTTGTTGGTAACGCAACAGCAACATTCGCACATTCCGAAGTCGGATGAATTTTTAGTGGAGAAAATACAAGCGAAAGAAGGTTGTCACTTGTTTTTCTATCCGTTTGAAGGACGTTTGGTCAATGAAATTATGGCTTCGTTGATTGCATATCGCATTGGGAAAATACTTCCAATTACTTTTTCCATTGCCATGAACGATTACGGTTTTGGGTTGTTGAGCGATCAAGACATTCCTGTGACAACAACAAATTTGAAAACGATTCTTTCGAAAGAAAATTTAATGGACGATGTCATTGCAAGTATCAACGCATCGGAAGTGGCAAGTCGGAAATTTCGTGATATTGCCGTTATTGCAGGTTTGGTAGTGCAATCGCAACCTGGCGCCCGAAAAACGAACAAAAGTTTGCAATCTTCTTCCAGCTTAATTTTTAAAGTTTTGGAAGATTACGAACCAAATAATTTACTTTTGCGACAAGCGTATACGGAAGTATTTAACGAACAATTGGAAGAAGCGCGTTTGCAAGAAGCGTTTGATCGGATTTCGAAAAGCACGGTCATTTTGAAAGAAGCAAAAGGGTATACGCCGTTGAGTTTTCCCATCAAAGTAGATGGCTTGCGCGAAACGATGAGCAGTGAAAAATTGAGCGATCGGATTGCGCGTTTGCAAAAACAACAGTATAAATTAATTACGTGA
- a CDS encoding ATP-dependent DNA ligase: MKRFSALISAIEITNKTNAKIAALVEYFKVAEDKDKLWMIMLFTGKRPPRPVKSSLMKQWCAEITALPEWLFLESYSTVGDLGETLALLLPPPTHHIEKSLDAWMQELLQLKSKTDEEKKEYVLNAWSGLEAQERLIFNKLIGGSFRIGVSKKTLVNALAKLTNIDANQLMHSIIGNWDINSITFDELLSGSHINYDNSKPYPFCLAYALEKELDELGDINDWQAEYKWDGIRGQIVKRNNELFIWSRGEELVTKQFPELTEVFQTWKHDFVIDGEILAIKDSSVLLFNDLQKRLNRKNISKKLLEEVPVGFYAYDILEFENEDIREKPLAERREKLELIFQQSKAENIQLSEIVKVDNWEALHEIREHSRSVNSEGLMLKQKKSPYHTGRKKGDWWKWKVDPLTIDAVMIYAQKGSGRRSSKYTDYTFAVQKEDGLVTVAKAYSGLTDVEITEISRWVNKNAIEKFGPVRTVKPELVFEIAFEGIALSKRHKSGVALRFPRIKRWRKDKTVNEIDTIESVKDLIFTSS; the protein is encoded by the coding sequence ATGAAACGATTTTCAGCACTCATCAGCGCGATAGAAATCACGAACAAAACGAATGCTAAAATTGCGGCATTAGTTGAATATTTCAAAGTCGCGGAAGACAAAGACAAGTTGTGGATGATCATGCTCTTTACAGGAAAACGCCCGCCACGACCTGTAAAATCTTCCCTCATGAAACAATGGTGTGCCGAAATCACAGCATTGCCCGAATGGTTGTTTTTAGAAAGTTACAGCACCGTGGGCGATTTGGGAGAAACCCTAGCGTTGCTCTTGCCACCACCAACACACCACATCGAAAAATCGTTGGATGCGTGGATGCAGGAACTCCTTCAACTCAAATCAAAAACAGACGAAGAAAAAAAAGAATATGTACTCAACGCGTGGAGCGGATTGGAAGCACAAGAACGATTGATCTTTAACAAACTCATTGGTGGAAGCTTCCGAATTGGAGTTTCTAAAAAAACTTTGGTCAACGCGTTGGCGAAACTGACAAACATTGACGCCAATCAACTCATGCACAGCATCATTGGAAATTGGGATATCAACTCCATTACCTTTGACGAATTGCTCTCGGGAAGTCACATCAACTACGACAATTCCAAACCCTATCCGTTCTGTTTGGCGTACGCGTTGGAAAAAGAATTGGATGAATTGGGCGACATCAACGATTGGCAAGCAGAATACAAATGGGATGGCATTCGCGGGCAAATCGTCAAGCGAAACAACGAATTATTTATATGGAGCAGAGGCGAAGAACTCGTTACAAAACAATTTCCCGAACTCACGGAAGTCTTTCAAACTTGGAAGCACGATTTTGTGATCGATGGTGAAATTCTCGCGATCAAAGATAGCAGTGTATTATTATTCAACGATTTGCAAAAACGCTTAAATCGGAAGAACATCTCTAAAAAACTATTAGAAGAAGTGCCTGTTGGGTTTTATGCGTACGATATATTGGAATTTGAAAATGAGGACATTCGTGAAAAACCCTTAGCGGAACGCCGTGAAAAACTAGAGTTGATCTTTCAGCAAAGCAAAGCAGAAAACATTCAACTATCTGAAATAGTAAAGGTTGATAATTGGGAAGCATTGCACGAAATCCGCGAACACTCGCGCAGTGTCAATTCGGAAGGTTTGATGTTGAAGCAAAAAAAATCACCCTATCACACAGGACGTAAAAAAGGCGATTGGTGGAAATGGAAAGTAGATCCGTTAACCATTGATGCCGTCATGATTTACGCCCAAAAAGGAAGCGGACGCCGAAGTTCCAAATACACTGATTATACGTTTGCCGTACAAAAAGAAGACGGTTTGGTCACGGTTGCCAAAGCCTATTCAGGACTCACTGATGTGGAAATCACAGAAATCAGTCGTTGGGTAAACAAAAACGCGATTGAAAAATTTGGACCTGTGCGCACGGTCAAACCTGAGTTGGTCTTTGAAATCGCCTTTGAAGGCATCGCGTTGAGCAAACGCCACAAATCGGGCGTTGCTTTGCGTTTTCCAAGAATCAAACGCTGGCGAAAAGACAAAACCGTCAACGAAATTGATACCATTGAAAGTGTGAAGGATTTGATTTTCACTAGTTCTTGA
- a CDS encoding ligase-associated DNA damage response exonuclease, producing MKIVKFTKKGIYCIPGKFYLDPWLPVDYAVISHGHADHARWGMKHYLCHTHTKNILKHRISDDISVETLNYNEPKTINGVKLSFHPAGHIIGSAQIRLEYKGKVVVFTGDYKVKHDHITIPFETVKCHEFITESTFGLPIYKWLPEETLQQQIHNWILQNQANKRTSVLFGYSLGKAQRIMKLVEGIDEILVHNAIYHINNAIESSGIVLPETTRLDGNFNKADIQNKIIIMPPGLLGSKMLKRVPNAATAICSGWMQIRGNRRWRGVDAGFAVSDHADWDGLLQAVKASEAEKVYVTHGSQATFAKYLNEIGIAAAEVITEYGDNELEAAEAKKEATV from the coding sequence ATGAAGATCGTAAAATTCACAAAAAAAGGAATCTACTGCATTCCAGGGAAGTTTTATTTAGATCCTTGGTTGCCTGTGGACTATGCCGTTATTTCCCACGGACACGCCGATCATGCACGTTGGGGAATGAAACACTATCTATGTCACACACATACCAAAAATATTCTCAAACATCGCATCAGTGACGACATTTCGGTGGAAACACTCAATTACAACGAACCAAAAACCATCAACGGTGTAAAACTCAGTTTTCATCCTGCGGGACACATCATCGGTTCGGCACAAATTCGATTGGAATACAAAGGAAAAGTAGTCGTTTTCACGGGAGATTACAAAGTAAAACACGACCACATTACCATTCCGTTTGAAACGGTAAAATGTCACGAATTCATTACGGAAAGCACGTTCGGATTGCCGATTTACAAATGGTTGCCCGAAGAAACGTTGCAACAACAAATTCACAATTGGATCCTACAAAACCAAGCCAACAAGCGCACGAGTGTCTTATTTGGCTATTCGTTGGGAAAAGCACAGCGCATCATGAAACTAGTAGAAGGTATAGACGAAATTCTCGTACACAATGCCATCTATCACATCAATAACGCGATTGAAAGTTCGGGAATTGTCTTGCCAGAAACAACACGTTTGGATGGAAACTTCAACAAAGCAGACATTCAAAACAAAATCATCATCATGCCACCAGGATTACTAGGAAGCAAAATGCTCAAACGTGTGCCCAATGCCGCGACGGCGATCTGTTCTGGTTGGATGCAAATTCGCGGAAACCGACGTTGGCGAGGCGTCGATGCAGGTTTTGCCGTCAGTGATCATGCCGATTGGGATGGTTTGTTGCAAGCCGTCAAAGCTTCAGAAGCTGAAAAAGTATACGTCACGCATGGTTCGCAAGCCACGTTTGCCAAATACTTAAATGAAATTGGAATCGCTGCGGCGGAAGTCATCACGGAATATGGCGACAACGAATTAGAAGCGGCAGAAGCCAAAAAAGAAGCAACGGTATGA
- a CDS encoding JAB domain-containing protein: MNVRLTEAQKIQILNAHDVYSVMQQILLRQNKIRRAQEHFWVVGLKTDNTILFVELIGIGTQNRVNASPPDVFRMAIYKLAVKMILVHNHPSGNLKPSQSDRDLTDRMLKVGKLINIEVVDHLIITESGFTSFQSKGIIAELKKSGLYEIRERESEMMKELHLRIEKEKSEKAKAMEIARKMKAKGYDNQTIRELTGLYIRDIKQA; the protein is encoded by the coding sequence ATGAACGTACGATTAACCGAAGCACAAAAGATACAGATATTAAATGCACACGATGTGTACAGCGTGATGCAACAAATTTTACTTCGCCAAAATAAGATACGCCGCGCGCAGGAACATTTTTGGGTTGTTGGGCTGAAAACTGATAACACCATTTTGTTTGTGGAGTTGATAGGTATTGGCACACAAAACCGCGTGAATGCTTCGCCGCCCGATGTGTTCCGTATGGCGATTTATAAACTTGCCGTAAAGATGATTTTGGTACACAACCACCCAAGTGGTAACTTGAAACCTTCGCAAAGTGATAGAGACCTTACCGACCGAATGCTAAAGGTGGGAAAACTGATTAATATTGAAGTGGTAGACCATTTGATTATTACCGAAAGTGGTTTTACGAGCTTTCAAAGCAAAGGCATTATTGCCGAACTAAAAAAAAGCGGTTTGTACGAAATACGAGAACGCGAAAGCGAAATGATGAAGGAATTGCATTTGCGTATTGAGAAGGAGAAATCAGAGAAAGCGAAAGCGATGGAGATTGCGCGTAAGATGAAAGCGAAAGGGTACGATAATCAGACTATTAGAGAATTGACGGGGTTGTATATTCGGGATATTAAGCAGGCTTAG
- a CDS encoding site-specific DNA-methyltransferase has protein sequence MIDPFMGASNTIITSMRYGINSFGQDINPLSLLISQVKTNIYSDDLKVSFSNFQKRLNRVRSEKINISFKNIDKWFKKEVQIELSQIRRLILQEENLFIRKFYWVALAEVIRLTSNDRTSTFKMHIRTQEDINNRKLSPKQYFIKISQRSINDIFEVKNKLIENNLVENDKYIFDVKVAWGDSKEKLNTESKHNLLVTSPPYGDNHTTVTYGQFSYLPLQWIPVTDIDENISMNYLDVIQEIDSRSLGGKNKSDYTVIEKEMFSKSKTLKCFFNNFNLEERKKARKVVNFIHDLDVTIDNVLDKMIPNSYFAWTVGNRTVNNREVKNDQILTEILETKGIKIFTDLDREILSKRMPDKNNFSKTMSKEKILIYKS, from the coding sequence ATGATAGATCCATTTATGGGAGCTTCAAATACTATAATTACGTCCATGCGTTATGGCATTAATTCTTTTGGGCAAGATATAAATCCGTTATCATTGTTAATAAGTCAAGTTAAAACTAATATTTATTCTGATGATTTAAAAGTTAGCTTTTCAAATTTTCAAAAGAGATTAAATAGAGTCAGATCAGAAAAAATTAATATTAGTTTCAAAAACATTGACAAATGGTTTAAGAAAGAAGTTCAAATTGAATTATCACAAATAAGAAGACTTATCCTTCAAGAAGAAAACCTATTTATCAGAAAGTTTTATTGGGTTGCTTTAGCAGAAGTAATACGATTAACTAGTAATGACAGAACTTCCACTTTTAAAATGCACATAAGAACACAAGAAGATATTAACAATCGAAAACTTTCTCCAAAACAATATTTTATTAAAATATCTCAAAGGAGTATAAATGACATTTTTGAAGTTAAAAATAAACTAATCGAAAATAACTTGGTGGAAAATGATAAATATATTTTTGATGTAAAAGTTGCATGGGGAGATTCTAAAGAAAAGTTAAATACGGAAAGTAAACACAACCTACTTGTGACTTCACCACCTTATGGTGATAACCATACTACTGTAACTTATGGACAGTTTTCATACTTACCTTTGCAATGGATTCCTGTGACAGATATTGATGAAAATATTTCTATGAACTATTTAGATGTTATACAAGAAATTGATTCAAGGAGTTTAGGCGGGAAAAACAAAAGTGATTACACAGTTATTGAAAAGGAAATGTTTTCCAAGTCAAAAACCTTAAAATGTTTTTTCAACAATTTCAATTTAGAAGAAAGAAAAAAAGCAAGGAAAGTTGTAAATTTTATTCATGATTTAGATGTTACTATAGACAATGTTTTGGATAAAATGATACCGAATTCTTATTTTGCTTGGACTGTTGGGAATAGAACTGTAAATAACAGAGAGGTTAAAAATGATCAAATTCTTACTGAAATATTAGAAACAAAAGGAATTAAAATATTCACTGACTTAGACAGAGAAATTTTATCGAAAAGAATGCCTGATAAAAATAACTTTTCTAAAACAATGAGTAAAGAAAAAATCTTAATCTATAAGAGCTAA